The DNA sequence CAGCGTGCACGAACGTGCAGGTCAGGCTAACGGCCATTTAGGATTTATGAACAGCACTGCTATGAAAATTcagacaggtggaggtggaAAGGTGGAGGCCAGGGGGATCTGGACAGGTGGGGGGAGGTTGGCTGGGACGCAGGCAGAGAAATTCACCTGGTGTTCCGGTCCTGGTCTCTGATCTTCTTCTCCATCTCCGCGTCAGTCAGggtctccagcagggggcaccacTGGTCAGCGTCGCCCGTGTTGCGGATGGCGATTTCCACCGTGGGCAGGGGGTTCTCGCTgtgcaggaaatgacatcacggCCAAGGACAGTCAGTGACGCTGCTAATGCGTAAGCATGCCCTCCCAGCGGGACGAGAATGTAAAGCAGGGGGGTCTcccaaaaggggggggggggagaaacaatccacattttatatattttcgcACATCGGTTTTTACTGTCTTATCTCTTCTACCACTAATTCTGTGCACATGTTGCATGTTCACAAAAGCACCGTGCATTGAGAAGTGATGACGCTAAATCTGTGTGTATCGTTAAATGTGTTTCatggttttcattattttacacaaaGGGCATCAATCCCAAGTCAGGCTTCTGTGGTCTCTGTAATCAGATGGGGTAGGCCTCAGAAACAAAGTGTGTGGACTCATTAGCCAAATGGCGATTTAAACGAGGTGCTGTTATGCTGAAATCctccaaaaaccagcagagttACTGGCCCCTACAGTGACATCACTACTTTGACCATTTCCCTCCTCAAACCCAAACAGAGATGCCCCCCCAGGTTAGTcctcagcagggaggggggcagtgtgaCAGGCAGGGACGGAGAGGAGAGTACTCAGCTTcgtggggtcagaggtcatgcgCTGGGACAGAGGGcgtggagggaaggaggggggaggggctaaaggACAAGAATATTGACCTGAAATCAGACCTATTGGGGACAGACAGTGAGAAGCAGGGTTAGGtttgcaattaaaaataaaaatcacacagCATAAAGAGCCAGAGTCAGCCCCCACATCCCAAATCAACACCgacaagagagagaaacaagcaAAGCAGCCTCCccaccagtacacacacacacacacacacacacacacaccacaacacacacacaacacaccacacacacacgaacagcAGCAAAACACCACAGATGCACACAACCGAGAGctctcacaacacacagcaAGCAGCGACGCTAGACCCCTGAATAGAACCACTGACACACGTAACGCAGGCGTGAGCGGTTACACCAGAAGAAGCAGCACTTTCTCAACGCTCTCCAGGTGTCAACAATGGCCCTGGTCACAACAGAAGACAGACATTCTGAGCATCGCTTAAAACGCCATCCTGAGTGTTAACAACGCACGTTGACATCAGAAGATCAGCACATTCTGAGCATCGTTAAAACAGCACAGTCTGAGCATCGTTAAAACAGCACAGTCTGAGCATCGTTAAAACAGCACAGTCTGAGCATCGTTAAAACAGCACAGTCTGAGCATCGTTAAAACAGCACAGTCTGAGCATCGTTAAAACAGCACAGTCTGAGCATCGTTAAAACAGCACATTCTGAGTATCGTTAAAACAGCACAGTCTGAGCATAGTTAAAACAGCACAGTCTGAGCATAGTTAAAACAGCACAGTCTGAGCATCGTTAGAACAGCACAGTCTGAGCATCGTTAAAACAGCACAGTCTGAGCGCTGATGATCCTGTGCAGTTTTCCCACTTGCCACTACTGCGTGTGTCATTATAAAGCTTGGGATGCTAACGTGGCGATTTATCCCTTTGAGACAAATCCGAGCAATCTGTTTTTTCCGAAGCGATATAAATTTTGGTGCAGGGGCTATTTTAACACGCGACAACGCTTGCCAGATGCAGTGGAGGGCTCTGATAATTCTCCCAGACCCTGAGAGCTAAAGTACcagggagaggggagatgaGGGGACAGGGCTGAAATAACCACCGCAGTACCGCGGGAGAATGATAAAGAGGGTAAGAGAAACGCAAGGAGTTCTGCGTCCACGGAACTGTTCGACACGGGCACACAGAAAACACGCTGCTTCGAATGCCACCTCCATCttgaaattctgaaataaaacaatttcattAAGCAGCATCAATATCGCAATTAAAATTAACTTAAGAAGTGAATACTGCTGTGTGAGAAATGTAAAATCTGTGATCAGAAAACCCACTGGAGAGTGCAAGAGGGGTGAAGCAAACAGACCCGGTGGAAGTGTGAACCTGTGAGCATCCAACGATCttgcctggccccgcccactcaggTTGACTGACAGGTGACCACTCCAAGAAATACGTGTCGTGATATGAAGCGTTGCGATGAAATGGAAAGAGAGCTATTTGGAAATGTGCTATTTGGAAGAGTACCATTACGAAATAAAAGTAGCCTCTAGAGAAAAGCCATGTTGATATAAAACCtgatattatgaaataaaaatgaaattaaatgttattctgAAAGTGAGCACCACGAAATAATACTTCATTCAATGAGTTGGGCATCATTTCATTGCGGAATTATTTCGCAATTAATTGactcatttaaatacatttctgcatttattcataGGATTATTCATATCATAAAGGCATTTAATTTTGACAAAACCGGGATTCCATACAGTGCCATTCCTGTGTGCAGCTTGTGTGCCacagatgctgtgtgtgtggtgcaaaTGGAGTGCtagagcatgctgggaaccGGAGCAGTGCTAAATCCACTCCGAACGGGGCGCTAACccgcgctaacgctaacgctaactcTGCGCTCTACACAAGACGCAGTGTACAGAGAGAACACTGCGGGAGCAGCGCTTCAGTGCTAAGCTCCGCCTACTCTGGTTACGGTCCCGCAGAATAAACGGAAAGCTCCGCCCCTACAGCCGACCGCCAGGCTGCGGGTTCGGCTACAGTCGCGTCCCCTGCCCCTGGCCACTGCCTGCGGGTTCGGCTACAGTCGCGTCCCCTGCCCCTGGCCACTGCCTGCGGGTTCCGCTACAGTCGCGTCCCCTGCCCCTGGCCACTGCCTGCGGGTTCGGCTACAGTCGCGTGCCCTGCCCCTGGCCACTGCCTGCGGGTTCGGCTACAGTCGCGTGCCCTGCCCCTGGCCACTGCCTGCTGCTTTCTGTGCACGTCCTCGTTAAAACGTCTATGAAGCAACGCGTTTGTAACCAAGCTCCGCCACCAGCAGTGAAGGCAGCGAAAGATggggtggggcagtgtggggcggggctggacaGAGGAGGCGTGGCTGGACAGTGAGGGGTGGGGCTGGACAGAGGAGGCGTGGCTGGAcagtgaggggcggggctggacagaggaggcggggctgggcaGTGAGGGGCAGGGCTGGACAGAGGAGGCGAGGTTAGAcagtgaggggcggggctggacaGAGGAGGCGTGGCCAGGCAgagcagagggggcggggccgggcggtACCTGAAGGCGTAAGTCCTCTGGTGCCAGCTGAGCTGGCCGCGGATGCTGTAGGCGATGGTGGTGACGAACTCGCCCCCAAGGCCCAGCTCCGAGCACAGCTTCAGGGCGAAGGTTTCCGGAGAGTTCTCCTTCTCCGACATGTCCCACTCGAACTGGTCCACCAGAGAGATGTTCCCCACGTGGATGTTCAGCTGCGGAACAAACAGGCCTCCAATAAAACAAGCAACCAGAGAACAGAACCCACcatcaaacaggaaatgaagccTCAAACAGGAAACTAGCCCAGAGGACCcaaatgaaacaggaagccaagccacataaaggaaataaaagactcaaacagctggagcagctATCCAAAGCTGTGGCataaggattagctgttccagttgatATGTGGCTCTGTGGTCTCGATCTCCAGCTGAGCAAACTGCAATTAAGCATTAAGGTTTTCTTTGTGTCTTTAGTCAATGCACCGCTTCAACATCATGAGAGCAAGACCCACTTTGGGGTTCTCCCGTTATTTCTGAAATAACTTGTGCAGAATGCCCCCAATGATTTGTGCTACGCTAACGTTACCTAGGATACTGTGAGCTCTCTTTGTTAAGAGACTTGAAGCAATGATGTGACAGAGTCGGACTGGTATTAATTGCCTACTGCATGTTAACATTAACTCAGGGTTCACAGTCACAGTTTATTTcaatctcatctcatcttcacACAGGTGGTAAGTTAGCCAACCTTTTAACTTCCACTGACTGTGCTTGTGTGATATCGAGCAAATCACAGCATGGTGAACTCCTCAGCCCCATGCCCTGTGTGCCAGAGCCAAGGAAGCGGAGCTGGAAGAGGGGTCCCTCGTGCAGGAGAGAGTCCCCCTGGCGGgtccccagcagcagcagcgccccCAGCCTCCGGGCCCTACCTTGATGATGACGCGCTGGTCGGTCTGCTCCTCCAGGATGCTGTCGGTGGGGTAGGACTCGATCTGCTGCCGGATGGCCGAGGCGATGGCCGGCACGAAGGTCAGGGGGTTCAGGTCCAGGTCGTCGCACAGGATCTCCGCAAACATCTCGGGGGTCATGAGCTTCTCTGTACGCATGCGCGCACGTACgggtacacatacacacacacacacacacacacacacacacacaggttcacacaggttcacacacacacacacgtacacacacacacacacgtatacacacacacacaggttcacacaggtacacacacacacacatacacacaggtgtacacacacacacacacacacacgtaccacacacatacaaaggtACGCAcacaagtatatatatatacacatgcacacacgtacaaatatgaacaaacagatgtacatgaacacaaacacacacacacacacacacacacacacacagacacacacacacgcagagcagTGTGGACATTagtatgtgtgcgagtgcggGTGtttgtgggtgtctgtgtgtatgcatgtgtgtgtgtctgtgggagtcAAACAGGGTGAGCTCATACAGAATGGACATGGCCCATAACAATCATGGTGGACTCATACGGAAGGGGGCAGGGTCAGGTTAAACAGGGCGGGGCGGTATgtaagggggcggagctgtACCGTTCATGTTCCAGGTGAAGGCATCGCGGAGCTTCTGCCCGTCGATCTCCATGTCCAGGCGGATAGGCACCAGCACCTCCGACTGGCCCGCGTTCTCATGGATCACCGCCGGGTCATGGTCATCAAAGctgtgcacagagagagggagagagaccttTCAGCCCAGGAGAGACCAGTCAGCTGTACTATAGGCCCAGGAGAGACTCAATGACACGCACAAGAGAGACAGTTGCTTGTACAACATGCAGAGGAGAGACCTGTTGGCTGCATGTTACAATTCATACAGCTGTTCAACTGAGCCCTGAGCTCTCGAGTCGACTGCGAGCAGAAGACCCAAGAACACTCCGGAACAGGGTCACACGAGAGAGGCCCAGTCTTCTGACTGGCTGGCGAGACACTCATGAGTTACAGCAAGGGTGGTGCGGGGTGCTTTTCCCATCTTAGTCcagtgaagggggggtgggggggattgggagattgtggggttggggggcttGGGAGGGGTTGATGCCTTGGCAGTCCCTGAAGCATTTGGGtcaggagaggacagagaagTCAGTTTACAGGAGGCTACAAAAAATTTTTCGACACATAATTTTTTAAGGCAGAGTGGAGGTggacagagagcagacaggagGAAACTAACGAGCGTAACTGCGccagaggggcggagccagcaggGTGCGGGGCCGCGTTCCACCTCCGGGTCCCAGAATAAACccgaggggggcggagctcggAAAGTGGAACGCGACCGATCGGCAAGTTCGTTTCCCACGGAGACCGCAGACATTTCGGGACCagaacacccccctcccccacccacaacaTCGTCATGTTCAGCCCTGCAAAAGCCAACACTGCATTCACCATTTCAAGGAATGGTGATTAGTCGCCCCATTTTCCGCAGTGTAAAAATAAGTTCATGgattaaaacaaagcaataaagtctaatatttggttgcatagctCTTAAATGCAATAGCTGCGTCAAGTCTACGACCCACAGACATCTCCAATCATTTGGAGTCTCCTTTGGAAATGCCTTTCCAGGTCTTCACTGAAGCCTCAGTGGATTGTTGTTTCAGGGGGTTTCTCTCTTCAGTCTCTTCGAtggcaagtgaaatgcatggatttggatttaaatcaggtgactgGCTTGGCCAAAACCATCCACTTTTTCCCCACtgatgaatgctttggttgCGCAGgcggtgtgtttggggtcactgTCTTGCCCGCAGAattgaattcttctctacctttttttttttttttaaaccaccagGTGGCCCAATGCTTTTAGCCTGTACTGCATATTATATAAAAACTTCAGGTAGataagaattcagttaatatatgcacatctATTGAAAAATCTATCAAagcacaaacttttttttttcttttcaatttctacctcctataacacaaaaagatgacttctaaaaaaaaagatgattttcCTCAAAAAATCCTCCTTtggatttaattacaattaatttaattactggAAGTCTCAAAAAACCACAGGTGGCCCAATACTTTTAGcctgtacagtatattatatacagtacatttatatatatatttaaggtGTACACACCAGAGGGGGAAGGTCCTCTTCTTGTCGCGGCCCATGCGGTTGCGGTTGATGGAGGTGGAGCAGGGCACGGCGTCCAGGTGGTGGGAGCTGTTAGGCAGGGTGGGCACCCATTGGCTGTTCCTCTTCGCCTTCTGCTCCCTGATGGCATGGTCACAGCGTGAGGGACAGGCACATAAACCAATCACCGTCACTACACCACCCACAACCACCAGAgccacccctcccacacacacacacacccctggcTTGTACGTAGCCTTAGAGCTGTGATTTACAGCCCTGATCCCAGTGGGCtgtagggtctgctggtttttgctttcaccttaaaatcactGACTAATTCACACCCGTGAAAGGAGGTGAGATTCAGAGTAAATAAGTGTTGagtaaaacagcaaaaaccagcaggaccAGAGCTGAGAACCACTGCCTAAGAGCTTTAAACTCCTTCACATTTTCAACGGTCGCCAAAAGTAAGGTGGGCCACACTTAGAAAAACAACagacttttaaaataacattgatAAAACAGACATGTGCAATACACATGTAAAACACAGCCAATGCCTTTGACTTAAAGCCAATCTTCATGTAAAGCCAAGTTCATATAAAGGCCTTTTACGCTGCTCTTCATTCATGTAAGACAACTCAGGCCGCACGGAGCCAAACCAGGACTTCTTCCCGGCTGGTGTGATTAaatctgggggggggagcgacAGACAGCGTTTCCGCACCGGTCAGAGTGGGGccaaaaccccctccccccccgaaaCAGTCAGCGAGGCTTGGCTCTGATCAGAAGCTGTACTGAAGATGTACTGAACACTCACCGCCCATCCTCAGGCACTCAGACCCAGTGTAAACAGTGCAGTCAGCCCTACCGTGTTATTTACGCCCTCACCAGACCAGACGCCCTCGTCCGGCGAGACCagccaattaaactgggggggggggggggggtggttgagaATGTAAAGCCAGTGAGCCAGGACCTCGGTATGATGTTTCATGCAAAAAATGGCGTCTCCCACAGTACGGTGTCCTTGTCACGGCATCAGGCCATTTGTTTTTCTACTTGGTCCAAAGGaaagactgccccctactggttgTACAGTAACACTTCAGCACCAACCTTTCTCTCAGAGGTCTCCCAATGGCAGACTGACTAACCCCAGCCGAGCTTATCTTCAGCAATAAGTCTAGTCCTCTTTAGCTTCAGCACTAACCAAACACAGCTCAGCTTAGCTTCAGCACCAGCCAAACCGTGTCCTGTTAGCTTCATTAGCAATCACATCCAGTCCAGATTAGCTTAAGTACTAACCAAACCCAGCTGGGTTTAGCTTCAATacaaaccaagcccagcccagTTCAGCTTCATCACTAGACAAGCCCAGCCCAGTGTAGCTTCAACATTAACCAAGCCAagtcctgcttagcttcaggATTAGCAAAGCCTTGCGCTGCTCAGCTTCATTATGAACCAAACTCAGCCCTGTTTAGCTTCAGCATTAACCAAGCTCAGCCTGGCTTTGTTCGGTACTAAACAAACCAGgtcctgcttagcttcagtactaaccaagcccagacTGGCTTTGTTCGGTACTAACCAGACCAGGTCCTGCTTAGCCTTagcactaaccaagcccagACTGGCTTTGTTCGGTACTAACCAAACCAGGTCCTGCTTAGCTTTAGCACTAACCAAGCTCAGACTGGCTTTGTTCGGTACTAAACAAACCAGTTCATGTTTAGCTTTagcactaaccaagcccagACTGGCTTTGTTCGGTACTAAACAAACCAGTTCATGTTTAGCTTCAGCATTAACCAAGCCCAGACTGGCTTTGTTCGGTACTAAACAAACCAGgtcctgcttagcttcagcactaaccaagcccagACTGGCTTTGATCAGTACTAACCAGGCCAGgtcctgcttagcttcagtcaCCAGGC is a window from the Anguilla rostrata isolate EN2019 chromosome 14, ASM1855537v3, whole genome shotgun sequence genome containing:
- the smarcb1b gene encoding SWI/SNF-related matrix-associated actin-dependent regulator of chromatin subfamily B member 1b isoform X1 encodes the protein MALSKTFGQKPVKFQLEQDGDFYMIGSEVGNYLRMFRGSLYKRYPSLWRRLASVEERKKIVASSHDHGYTTLATSVTLLKASEVEEIFEGNDEKYKAVSISTEPPAYLREQKAKRNSQWVPTLPNSSHHLDAVPCSTSINRNRMGRDKKRTFPLCFDDHDPAVIHENAGQSEVLVPIRLDMEIDGQKLRDAFTWNMNEKLMTPEMFAEILCDDLDLNPLTFVPAIASAIRQQIESYPTDSILEEQTDQRVIIKLNIHVGNISLVDQFEWDMSEKENSPETFALKLCSELGLGGEFVTTIAYSIRGQLSWHQRTYAFSENPLPTVEIAIRNTGDADQWCPLLETLTDAEMEKKIRDQDRNTRRMRRLANTAPAW
- the smarcb1b gene encoding SWI/SNF-related matrix-associated actin-dependent regulator of chromatin subfamily B member 1b isoform X2, with the protein product MALSKTFGQKPVKFQLEQDGDFYMIGSEVGNYLRMFRGSLYKRYPSLWRRLASVEERKKIVASSHATSVTLLKASEVEEIFEGNDEKYKAVSISTEPPAYLREQKAKRNSQWVPTLPNSSHHLDAVPCSTSINRNRMGRDKKRTFPLCFDDHDPAVIHENAGQSEVLVPIRLDMEIDGQKLRDAFTWNMNEKLMTPEMFAEILCDDLDLNPLTFVPAIASAIRQQIESYPTDSILEEQTDQRVIIKLNIHVGNISLVDQFEWDMSEKENSPETFALKLCSELGLGGEFVTTIAYSIRGQLSWHQRTYAFSENPLPTVEIAIRNTGDADQWCPLLETLTDAEMEKKIRDQDRNTRRMRRLANTAPAW
- the smarcb1b gene encoding SWI/SNF-related matrix-associated actin-dependent regulator of chromatin subfamily B member 1b isoform X3, translating into MALSKTFGQKPVKFQLEQDGDFYMIGSEVGNYLRMFRGSLYKRYPSLWRRLASVEERKKIVASSHDHGYTTLATSVTLLKASEVEEIFEGNDEKYKAVSISTEPPAYLREQKAKRNSQWVPTLPNSSHHLDAVPCSTSINRNRMGRDKKRTFPLCFDDHDPAVIHENAGQSEVLVPIRLDMEIDGQKLRDAFTWNMNEKLMTPEMFAEILCDDLDLNPLTFVPAIASAIRQQIESYPTDSILEEQTDQRVIIKLNIHVGNISLVDQFEWDMSEKENSPETFALKLCSELGLGGEFVTTIAYSIRGQLSWHQRTYAFRSDFRSIFLSFSPSPLLPSTPSVPAHDL